The following are from one region of the Vibrio parahaemolyticus genome:
- a CDS encoding FUSC family protein, with the protein MNDKIKFAIKVSLSLTLAYLIPFAMGWPQASTAATTVMLIASTGSRRESLAKGTLRVFGTLVGAVVGLLLVGLFAQDRLLYMLSVSVVVSFIFYFRNAYQKDPTLLMLTGVMTLMMSNGGDAEGAFLYGVDRAYMTVFGVVVYTLVGTFLFPTKTEQNLRQLIEQLNQAQRALFTAVLQNFEQKSARQVSPQEEGEENLEAEEPQPNVDSLIEQMFAAQNALEQRFSTVSVECSDVSAYMKEWRLAVHLNKQVTQQLTVAAHSHFSHQQDRESISNFDQAVAEIDALFDTCQQVWDEKEPAFRAQEFKVEYNQALLEDAAHLEKGSALMLGHLLGLMHQNLSRLAESISCIDSVTNNVSFDVPLPKPKGKFLWWDAENFKTAVKTFVTYWVAGLIWIYFNPPGGYSFVVFSTMFMSLLSFVPVHPILLLVLFTFGFLFAVPSYVFILPQLDLGLELGLFIFIYTFIGFYLFNGPVTIFYMVGLFVLGLDNNMFYHFGILMTIMLLFYMVVFMIIFAHYFPFSSRPEHLFLTIKERYFRHTRDLFDSYQKQSSSIITPLKRALHLVTLNVSSKKLKVWGSKINHKHFDKTTPEAIGAFSKACDVLSNHINILMAAEKKLMTNPLITQLRQQHRDSIIPLMAGALASHQATQELDSVFDQYSQDYQTFEDKLEDFFSELDLSDYAYSEIAGFYILLNLKRNVFEAIKHCKQTYEDIDWVNLQQKRF; encoded by the coding sequence ATGAACGACAAAATAAAATTCGCTATTAAAGTATCGCTTAGCCTGACTCTGGCTTATCTGATCCCGTTTGCCATGGGTTGGCCGCAAGCATCGACGGCCGCAACCACAGTGATGCTGATTGCATCCACAGGCAGTCGTCGTGAATCTCTCGCCAAAGGTACCTTACGCGTGTTCGGTACGTTGGTTGGCGCCGTCGTTGGCTTGTTACTGGTGGGATTGTTTGCTCAAGACCGCTTGCTGTACATGCTGAGCGTGTCGGTTGTGGTCTCTTTCATTTTTTACTTCCGTAATGCCTACCAAAAAGATCCAACGCTACTCATGCTGACCGGCGTCATGACGCTGATGATGTCCAATGGCGGTGACGCAGAAGGTGCGTTTCTTTATGGCGTTGACCGCGCTTATATGACGGTGTTTGGGGTGGTGGTTTACACACTCGTGGGGACTTTCTTATTCCCGACCAAAACAGAACAAAACCTAAGACAGCTCATCGAACAACTCAACCAAGCACAACGCGCGTTGTTCACCGCTGTCTTGCAAAATTTCGAGCAAAAATCGGCGAGGCAAGTCTCTCCTCAAGAAGAGGGAGAAGAAAATCTAGAAGCTGAAGAGCCACAACCTAACGTGGATTCTCTTATCGAACAGATGTTTGCCGCCCAAAATGCGCTCGAACAGCGTTTTTCCACAGTCAGTGTGGAATGCAGCGACGTGTCGGCCTACATGAAAGAGTGGCGCTTGGCGGTTCATTTGAACAAGCAAGTAACGCAACAATTGACCGTCGCGGCACACAGCCACTTTAGCCACCAGCAAGACCGTGAAAGCATCAGCAACTTTGATCAAGCCGTTGCGGAAATTGACGCGCTATTTGATACCTGCCAACAGGTCTGGGACGAAAAAGAGCCCGCTTTTCGTGCTCAAGAGTTCAAAGTCGAATACAACCAAGCGTTACTTGAAGACGCAGCGCACCTAGAGAAAGGCTCTGCGCTTATGCTGGGGCACCTCTTGGGGCTCATGCATCAAAACTTGTCACGTTTAGCGGAGAGCATTAGCTGCATTGACTCTGTGACGAACAATGTCTCCTTTGACGTGCCGCTGCCGAAACCGAAAGGCAAGTTTCTATGGTGGGACGCAGAAAACTTTAAAACCGCGGTCAAAACCTTTGTCACTTATTGGGTTGCAGGACTGATTTGGATTTATTTCAATCCACCAGGCGGCTACTCGTTCGTGGTCTTCTCGACCATGTTTATGTCTTTGCTATCGTTCGTGCCTGTGCACCCGATTTTGTTGCTTGTGCTGTTCACTTTCGGCTTTTTGTTCGCGGTGCCTTCTTACGTCTTCATTCTTCCCCAATTGGATCTCGGGTTAGAGCTTGGCCTATTCATCTTTATCTACACCTTTATCGGCTTTTATCTGTTCAACGGGCCAGTGACGATTTTCTACATGGTGGGCTTGTTTGTTCTCGGTTTAGATAACAACATGTTCTATCACTTCGGGATCCTCATGACGATCATGCTGCTGTTCTACATGGTGGTGTTCATGATCATTTTCGCGCACTACTTCCCGTTTAGCTCACGACCAGAACACCTCTTTTTGACCATAAAAGAGCGCTATTTTAGGCACACTCGGGATCTGTTTGACTCCTATCAGAAGCAATCCAGCTCTATTATTACGCCGCTCAAACGGGCCTTGCACTTGGTGACGCTCAACGTTTCATCGAAAAAGCTCAAGGTGTGGGGGTCGAAAATCAACCACAAACACTTTGACAAAACCACGCCAGAAGCGATTGGCGCGTTTAGCAAAGCGTGTGATGTACTCAGTAATCACATCAACATCTTAATGGCCGCCGAGAAAAAGTTGATGACCAATCCGCTGATCACTCAGCTTCGCCAACAACACCGCGATTCCATCATTCCTTTGATGGCGGGCGCTTTAGCCAGCCACCAAGCAACACAAGAACTCGACTCCGTATTCGACCAATACAGTCAGGATTACCAAACATTCGAAGATAAACTGGAAGATTTTTTTAGTGAGTTGGATTTATCTGACTACGCTTATTCTGAGATAGCCGGTTTTTATATCTTGCTGAATTTAAAACGGAACGTGTTCGAAGCAATCAAGCATTGCAAGCAAACCTACGAGGATATCGATTGGGTGAACTTACAACAGAAGCGGTTTTAA
- a CDS encoding TolC family protein, with protein sequence MMLPKLTKPSLAILSLLGLSACTTVGPDYVHPPQTPLPSDWSVQKAAKDTQQSEQQLQQWWQQFNDPTLNQLVELANEQNLDIEAAGLRIVQARSLLGISTGLQYPQVQTVSGNLARAYVNDQGVNNAALSFDAAWEMDIWGKYARGIESAEAGYYASIASYHDIMVTITAEVARNYINYRTFQERILLSRRNIEIQERVVHITQVQFDSGNVTELDVQQAKNQLYTTKAAQPSLEVAMKQSRTALALLLGVLPEEVEKLLQSDGLTQQIADYEAQFKSTGRKSALSGTDEHSIVPRPPLLDTQVDANLVMRRPDLQVSEMQARAQSAQIGVAETALYPSFSLFGSIGIDSTVPDGSSFSFSDSLTMVVGPTFSWNIFQYGRVKNNIRFEDARFQETLTNYNKKVLQAVNEVTNAIEAYDLYLQQKDLRLQSVNSSIRAFNISMTQYENGQISFERLLNSVEKMTRAEDSYAQIKGNVANQVIALYKALGGGWQAQTGKPFLEESIAKQMQDRTDWDGYLDEENRTLPPLPIETPTENGDKNKTEDL encoded by the coding sequence ATGATGCTTCCAAAACTAACCAAACCAAGCCTCGCCATACTTTCCCTGCTCGGGCTCAGTGCGTGTACCACTGTGGGGCCAGACTATGTCCACCCACCGCAAACGCCATTACCAAGCGATTGGTCGGTGCAAAAAGCCGCCAAAGATACGCAGCAATCCGAGCAACAATTACAACAGTGGTGGCAGCAGTTTAACGACCCGACGCTCAATCAATTAGTCGAGTTGGCGAATGAGCAAAACCTAGACATAGAAGCCGCGGGGCTGCGCATTGTTCAAGCGCGTTCATTACTTGGCATTTCGACCGGCTTGCAATACCCGCAAGTTCAAACCGTGTCAGGAAATCTAGCGCGTGCCTACGTGAATGATCAGGGGGTAAACAACGCCGCTCTGTCGTTTGATGCTGCGTGGGAAATGGATATTTGGGGCAAATACGCTCGTGGTATCGAATCTGCAGAAGCTGGTTATTACGCATCCATCGCGTCGTATCACGACATCATGGTCACCATCACAGCTGAGGTGGCGCGCAATTACATCAACTATCGCACATTCCAAGAACGTATTTTGCTTTCTCGCCGCAATATCGAGATTCAAGAACGCGTTGTGCACATCACCCAAGTTCAGTTTGATTCCGGCAACGTAACAGAGCTAGACGTACAGCAAGCGAAAAACCAGCTTTACACCACAAAAGCCGCGCAACCAAGCCTCGAAGTCGCGATGAAGCAGTCGCGCACGGCACTGGCTTTACTGTTGGGTGTACTGCCTGAAGAAGTAGAGAAATTGCTGCAATCGGACGGTTTGACGCAGCAAATTGCTGATTATGAAGCGCAGTTCAAATCGACAGGCAGAAAATCGGCGCTATCGGGCACCGACGAGCACTCCATTGTGCCGCGTCCACCGCTGTTGGATACGCAAGTGGACGCGAACTTAGTGATGCGACGTCCGGATTTGCAAGTCTCTGAGATGCAAGCTCGCGCGCAAAGTGCGCAGATTGGCGTGGCGGAAACGGCTCTGTACCCAAGCTTTTCATTGTTCGGCTCCATCGGTATCGACAGTACGGTTCCCGACGGCAGCAGTTTCAGTTTTAGCGATTCGCTCACCATGGTGGTTGGCCCAACGTTCAGTTGGAACATTTTCCAATACGGACGCGTGAAAAATAACATTCGTTTCGAAGATGCTCGTTTCCAAGAAACGCTGACCAACTACAACAAAAAAGTGCTGCAAGCCGTGAACGAAGTGACCAATGCGATCGAAGCGTATGACCTGTATTTGCAGCAAAAAGATTTACGTTTGCAATCGGTCAACTCTTCCATTCGTGCGTTCAACATCTCCATGACGCAGTACGAAAACGGCCAAATTTCTTTTGAGCGACTGCTCAACTCAGTCGAAAAAATGACCCGCGCGGAAGACAGTTACGCGCAAATTAAAGGCAATGTCGCGAACCAAGTAATAGCGCTGTACAAAGCGTTGGGCGGCGGCTGGCAGGCACAAACGGGGAAACCATTCCTTGAAGAATCCATCGCCAAGCAGATGCAAGATCGTACCGATTGGGACGGTTATCTGGATGAAGAAAACCGCACGTTGCCACCTTTGCCTATCGAAACACCGACGGAAAACGGCGATAAGAACAAAACGGAGGATCTCTAA
- a CDS encoding DUF1656 domain-containing protein: protein MPHELSWGDIYFSPTLLVLFLAVTATWITVMILNKTRLSRFIAFPSLTFIAIMVGYVVAIDSFYIQF from the coding sequence ATGCCTCATGAACTCTCTTGGGGAGACATTTATTTTTCTCCCACGCTACTGGTGCTCTTTCTCGCCGTCACGGCAACGTGGATAACGGTGATGATATTGAACAAGACACGTTTGTCTCGCTTCATCGCTTTTCCGTCTCTGACGTTTATTGCCATCATGGTAGGTTATGTTGTGGCCATTGACAGCTTTTATATTCAATTTTAG
- a CDS encoding HlyD family secretion protein yields MKKLFVIALNLVILGGAAWLGYQKFEEYFNNPWTRDGQVRANVIKVAPRVSGPIVNVSVQDNQEVKTGDLLFEIDPTTYEVALSQAEVALEKSIVSSRGKKIEYDRLKDIRAKDRGAVSHKDLIRREIAYEESLLQIKSAEEQLKSARLNLSFTKVYATVDGFVSNLDIRNGTQAVANQPLLALIDKNSFWVFGFFRENQLAQIEPGSQARVTLMSHPDTPIDATVDSIGWGIAPKDGTVGYNLLPNVNPVFQWIRLAQRIPVRISIQELPEDVDLRFGLSASIMVMKDSSAENEQ; encoded by the coding sequence ATGAAAAAACTATTCGTAATCGCACTCAATCTTGTCATTCTTGGTGGCGCAGCTTGGCTCGGCTATCAAAAATTTGAAGAGTATTTTAATAACCCATGGACACGCGATGGCCAAGTACGCGCGAACGTCATCAAGGTCGCACCGCGAGTGTCTGGCCCAATTGTGAATGTTTCGGTGCAAGACAACCAAGAAGTGAAAACGGGCGATTTACTGTTCGAAATCGACCCAACCACTTACGAAGTCGCACTATCTCAAGCCGAAGTGGCGTTGGAAAAATCCATCGTGAGCTCTCGCGGTAAAAAAATCGAATACGATCGCCTTAAAGACATTCGTGCGAAAGACCGCGGCGCTGTTTCTCACAAGGATCTGATTCGTCGTGAAATCGCTTACGAAGAATCGCTACTGCAAATCAAATCTGCAGAAGAGCAATTAAAGTCAGCGCGCCTTAACCTCAGTTTCACCAAAGTTTATGCGACCGTCGATGGTTTTGTGTCTAACCTCGATATTCGAAACGGTACACAAGCGGTCGCAAACCAACCGCTGCTCGCACTGATCGACAAAAACAGTTTCTGGGTATTTGGCTTCTTCCGCGAAAACCAACTCGCGCAAATCGAACCGGGTAGCCAAGCACGTGTCACCTTGATGTCTCACCCAGACACGCCTATCGACGCGACCGTTGACTCTATCGGTTGGGGTATTGCGCCAAAAGACGGCACGGTCGGTTACAACCTTCTTCCAAACGTGAACCCTGTTTTTCAGTGGATTCGCTTAGCACAACGTATTCCGGTACGAATCTCCATCCAAGAGCTTCCTGAAGATGTTGATCTTCGATTCGGGCTTTCTGCGTCC